The genome window AACGTTGCCACACGGCTTTGCGACCTGCCGGGCGGGTAGCGATCGTTGAGTTTGTCCCGAACCCCGACCGTGTCACACCGCCGCAAGCCGCCGGATTCAGCCTCGTGATGCTCGCGACCACGCCGGAAGGCGACGCTTACACGTTCGATGAATACGCTGCGATGCTCGCCGAGGCCGGTTTCGAGAACCCGACCGCCCACTCGCTGCCCGCGTCGGTCAATCAGGCGTTGATTGCGGCGAGGAAATAATGAGGGCGTGATGCTTCCCCGGCTGCGCTGTGAATCACGTCGAAGAGTTTCTCCGGACGAATGTCCTGAATCGGTCGCTCTGTTCGTCGGAACGATGAAAACACAACAAAAAGCATGACACCAAACAACACCAATACCGTTCGATTTCACCGAGTGCTCCGCGCCAAGCCGGAACGAATTTACCGCGCGTTCCTCGATCCAGACGCGATGGCCAAATGGCTTCCACCGAACGGATTCACCGGCAAGGTCCACCACCTGGAAGCGAAAGTCGGCGGCACGTATAAGATGTCGTTCACCAACTTCAGCACCGGCAAGAGCCACTCCTTTGGTGGAAAATATCTCGAGCTCAAACCCCACGAGCGGATTCGTTACGACGACAAGTTCGATGATCCGAATCTCCCGGGGGAAATGATCACAACTATTACCTTGAAGCCGGTTTTTTGCGGCACGGAGCTGAACATTACACAAGAGGGAATCCCGGCCATGATTCCCGCCGAGGCGTGTTACCTCGGCTGGCAGGAATCGCTGACGCTGCTGGCAAAGCTCGTCGAAGCGGAGATTCCAGACCAGCCGTGATTCGTGGGGTGTGTGGCAAAGCGGCAGCTTTGCCCTACCGAATCAATTCAAGGTAGGGCGGCGCTTGCTGCGCCACAACGGCTTCTCCGCTGCGTGTCCTAGTTCAGCGAGCTTGAGGACGGTGTTCCAATTCCGCGCGGTGTAGATCACGCCTATCCATTGGTCGAATTTCTCTCTCATCTTACTTGATCCGAACCCATGTGGCGTGTCGATATAGGCAACGCCGTCGATGACCTTGATGTCTTCGCCTTTCACTGCGAAGGCGCGAATGCGCTCGACGTCTTCCGCCTTCGGTGCGCTCTCAAGGAGCGCGGCATGGACCGTGGTCGGCGCATTGGTCGCGGCTTTGGCAAAAGGATTGCGTGCGATCAGATCGTCCCACTCGGTCAGCGTCGGCGCAAAGATGGCCTTGTCGAAAGCAAAATGCTTGCGACAAAGCTCCG of Candidatus Angelobacter sp. contains these proteins:
- a CDS encoding methyltransferase, giving the protein RCHTALRPAGRVAIVEFVPNPDRVTPPQAAGFSLVMLATTPEGDAYTFDEYAAMLAEAGFENPTAHSLPASVNQALIAARK
- a CDS encoding SRPBCC family protein; the protein is MTPNNTNTVRFHRVLRAKPERIYRAFLDPDAMAKWLPPNGFTGKVHHLEAKVGGTYKMSFTNFSTGKSHSFGGKYLELKPHERIRYDDKFDDPNLPGEMITTITLKPVFCGTELNITQEGIPAMIPAEACYLGWQESLTLLAKLVEAEIPDQP
- a CDS encoding DUF1697 domain-containing protein codes for the protein MKRTVYLILFRGVGGKTHLPVQALREKLTEAGFENVATYINSGNAIVRGRLNRKQIISTIAELCRKHFAFDKAIFAPTLTEWDDLIARNPFAKAATNAPTTVHAALLESAPKAEDVERIRAFAVKGEDIKVIDGVAYIDTPHGFGSSKMREKFDQWIGVIYTARNWNTVLKLAELGHAAEKPLWRSKRRPTLN